One genomic window of Hyla sarda isolate aHylSar1 unplaced genomic scaffold, aHylSar1.hap1 scaffold_2627, whole genome shotgun sequence includes the following:
- the LOC130324301 gene encoding polycomb protein SUZ12-like, whose product MSHRNSRSNARRKTFKVNDLLSKVEKMRGEHETDSLSAHLQLTFTGFFHKSDKPAPNSENDQNSVTLEVLLVKVCHKKRKVSTLT is encoded by the exons ATGTCTCACCGTAACTCACGATCAAACGCCAGAAG GAAGACTTTTAAGGTGAATGACCTGCTGTCAAAGGTGGAGAAGATGAGGGGCGAGCATGAGACGGACAG TCTATCGGCCCATCTGCAGCTCACGTTTACTGGCTTCTTCCATAAAAGTG ATAAGCCCGCTCCAAACTCTGAGAATGATCAAAACTCTGTAACCCTGGAGGTTCTGCTTGTAAAGGTGTGCCACAAGAAACGCAAGGTAAGCACCCTGACCTAg